ttccttttgaaaCAAAGCCTTGAAGTGGGAAGTGGATCTGATTGTTTTTATTCCTGTATTAACGTTCGTTTGAATTCATTTCAGAAACTAaccccttttccttcctgcctGTAGAGCACCCGAGCCTTAGTCGAGCTCCGACCCTCCTAAGTGCCTTattcccctccaccacaccaaaATATTTATAAGAGTAGTTGTTCCACTCAGATCTTAGGGGTTCTCTGCTGAGCAGAAGGTGTGGTGGGAGGAGAGATGCGAAATGCCCTCCAGGGACCCCACCGGGCCGGGGGTCGGACAGGTGATGTTGGGTGGAGACTCTTGGAGTGGGGGTAAGTTCCCCCAGACCAAAGGAGTTTCAGCTCTGAAACTctacttgggggaaaaaaaaaacaaacccaaccccaaccaaCCGAGCTCCTGAGCAGAGCACTGTAGAGCTTGGTTCCCGCAGCCCTGCAGAACAGAactgggcaggctctgctgccgaGGGTGAAGCTGCTGCGGGGGGTAGCGGAGCCTGGGCCGTGCCCGGGCAGCGCCTGCCGGTGCCGTTGCCTGCTGGTTACTGTCCAAGCCAGGGTAcgctgctgctgttctgtgtTCGGCTCAGCTCAGTAGGCCCTGGAGGAAGATCCCCAATTGCAAGAAACATTTTTTGTAGTGTAcatgtgaaaaaaacccaaaccccaaaccagaatGACCTTTTGGGATCCTTTTTAAAACTCGATAAAACCTTTCTAGCAGCTGCTGTCCGCCTCTtactggggctgggagctggggggggcttCCCTGCGGGAACTTGGCTGGTCCTGGGCAAAGGGACTGCTGGGACTGCTCTGCATCACTCCTGCctgggagcacagccaggtgctGGGCACCCCCcatgccctgctggggctgagatCTGGGGGAGCCTGACTGCACTTAGCCTTTTGAGGGTGCCCAGGCTGGGTCCTGTCCCCAGAGGAGTGAAGAATGCCAGCAGGTCCCTCACAGACCCCATCTACCCAGGACCAACACAGCCACACCGGGGTGGGTTGGGGGCTCTGGCCAGTGGTCGTCAGCGCTGCTCGTGGTGGGTGCCAGCACCAGGGAAGCACCATCTGGGAGGAGCTCTCAGCCTCCCGCTCGCTCCCTGCCATACAAAATGAGCCCAGGCTCCATTTTGCAAGAGCAGAACCGccgcagctgggctgtgagggggCTGCTGccgctctgctctgctcggGTTGgcttggttggggttttgttgcctCCGTTTCATCTGCTCAAGGTCCCTTCTGCAGTCAATCTGCGCGGCCCCAGCCGCAGCGGCGATGGCTCCCGGCCTTCTTCAGGTGCCTGCCTACGTGAGCCTGACGCCCGCCTGTATGCGCTTCTCTTGCTGCTCGGTGGAGAGCGACAAAAAGCTCtgttcctgctgcctcctcGGCCTTGCTTTCTGCCACCAGCTTTGCCCTGCCAAATTCCCTTGGCTGCCCGGAGACGCCGGTGCTGGCCGCGCAGCGCTGCCGCTCTTGGTGACAATGGTCCCTGGCTGCGGAGCCTCATTAGATTAATTGGCCTTGCCAGCCTCGGAACAAGCAGCCCTTTAGCCGGGCAGGGGCGCGGAGGGCAGGGGAAGAAGACGTTTCTGGAGCCTCCATGCTCCCTGGTGCTGGGCGTCCTGGCTCCTGGCTCCATCTGGGATCCGGGAGGAGCAGCAGCGCTTCCTGGCTCCCTGCTCAGGATGGGTGTGGCTGTGGCCAAGGCTAACTCGGTGCCCTTACTTTTTTGGGTGCACATGAGTACATTGCCCTGTGCTTTCCGGGATACCAGGGCTTCTGGAAGTCGTCCTGGGGACCCGGAGGGGGTGTGCTGGTGGCCGTGCTGCTGGCTTGCACTCCTGagcggcagctgctgctccccagcccgcGATATAGCTCGATGCAGGGAGGCAACGCCCAGTGCTGGTGTTGCTGGAGCCTAAACCCGTTCTGGGAGCCGCAGGATCCCAcgggggagctgctgcagctgggcagtcTCCAGGGCTCGGCTGTGCCTGGGCGCTGGCCTTGGCCCCAGCTTTGATGTgtctgcccagctgtgccctccGCGGGGCTCGGCGCCGGCTCGCAGCTTGCCGAGATGCGGCTCCACAGGACCCTCTGTCGCCAAAGACCTCTTCAGTTTTCTCCTTCAAGGTGGTGTTAGCAACACCCAGAAGATGCTGCCGGCTGCCGTGGACGAGTGGGCTGCGTGTCCTTTCCACCACTGACGTCAGCTTCTCTCCCTTAATTCCCCCTCTGGGACCAAAGCGAGTGCAGGCGCTGCCAGCTCGGATCAGCGTTAACAGGCTGCTCTCCCAGtgtgtggcacagctctgccgtGCCAATGTCACCCCCGACGCGCTGCCTGCCTGCGCCAAGCAGCCGGGGCTGGTGGGAGagctctcccctcttccagctccccGGGAAgggcctgctgccagcagagagtcCCCATCTCTTGCATGTAGGTGTGCTGAGATGGCAGCTCAGCCCCTCTAGAAATGGCTGACTCCTTCTTTCTCgctctctgcctttttttttctctccttttttttctccctcttttttttccctcccttttttccctcctctcctccctgcctttgcCATTCCCTACGCGGCTGTGTGGGGAAGGCAATCGGCTCCCGTGCTGCGGACGGCTTTATCTGTAACTCTTCcatctgctcacagcagctcaCAAATAACCACAGGGTGCCAGAGGAATTATGTATTTGGAGCTCAagtttcttctgcaggctggcagggcagcagctctgcgctGGGCTCAGCCGCTCCCGCAAAGGCCAGCGCCTGCATGTGGAGGGCTTAAAGCAGCCGGCactgagctggggctgcagccagggccaaaTTACTCTTCCCAGCACCATCTCCAGGCCAGGATGAGTTAGACAAAGCCCCAGCCCCAAGCCAACAGCTGAGTCTCGTCCTCTGCGAGCTGCCAAAGGGGAGCAGAGGGTCTCCTGGGTCCCTGCTCATGGGGGCATGGTGTGAAGCCTCCTCAGATGTTGGTGCAGGAATAAAAGAGGAGgttgcagggtgctgggcacaaAGCAGGCTcccatgctgctgcttgctgtctcCCACCAGGAGCGGCTTTGGGGCCAGGCTCCCTTCCCTGGGAAGAGCTGGGTGATGTCTCTCAGTGCCACAGCTCCATGGTGGCAGGGGATGGTGCTCCACAGCTGCAGACACCCTGGGCaatgcctcctgctgccctcggCACTCGCTGAAATGCTTCTGAGCGAGCAGGGCCACGTTTGCTTcatttcctgcctgctctgcttccaaggAAACAAAATCCCCCAAGCCAGGACTGAGGTTTCTCATTTAAATGGAACCCAGGCCACaaaccagagctgctctgcgcTCCCTGTGGCCCAGtgttcccagcctggctgcctgccatgctgcaggggGTGTCAGGGCTCCTGCTCCCCATGCTGGCACTCCAGCAAAtcactgggagcagagacccatccctggggcaTGGCGTGGGCAATGGGCAGACTCATGCAGGAGAGTTGGGGTTCAGGGTGCTGGCAGGAGTATTTTGGGGTGGCACTGACCTCCTTCTATCCTCCAAGATGGCAAAGTCCTCCTGGTTTTGGCACCAGAGTGAGAGGAGGGAGAGCTCTCACCTGGCAGGGACCAGCCCTGGCTTTGCCATGGCTACTGCCAATGTTTTTGTCCCGTGTCCCTGCTCCAAAAAAGGTGGAAAAGTGGAAAAGAGCAGTAGCTGGAGCCAAGCCCCACTGCTGCCAAGgggacagcagctgcccaggacagaGAGGAGAAGCAAACCTTGCCTGGAGCCCTGTGCCCTCATCCCCACACCCTTGCCACATCATGGGCAGGGTTTGGAGACGAGGCTGCCTGTGGATTACAGCATCTGCTGGGAGCCATGGGGCTGGACACAGGGTGCCTGGGGAGGGTTGAGCCTGCCAGAtgtgtgggcacagctggggcaATAGCATCCCCACAGCTTTCTCCCACTCACAGCCTCTCATCTCATATTTAACCCCAGACTAGGTCTTGGTCCCCCAGAGCCTCTCCTGCACCTCGGTGCCATGGAGGTGGCTTTGGCACTCGAGTGGCTTCTCAGCTGGATTTGGCAATGTTTTAtgcctctgctttctgcatcTTCCTCCACCCAAAAAGGTAGCAGACtgggccctgctgcaggctgctcatctccctgctccctgctgcctgttctggaggcctgcagcagctggaatgctgctggACTCgctgctggggaggtgccaGCACCATGGCAGGGTTGGGGTCCTGGCTTCCTTCAGCCTTAGCTTTCCTCATCCGTCCTTGCAGGAGTGAGCTGCACACTGGTAGGAGCTGAAGGGAAGGTTTCCCACCCGGGAAGTGGTACATGGAGCAGCCACCATGGTGGTGGGTAGGAGACAGAGCTGCCAGGAGTGATGTGCTGGGGGGAGCTGTGGTGGTGGGTAGAGGTCTCAATGTGGTCTCCAGCTCCAAGGGCTCCCTGAATCACCAGTCCTGGGGGGAGGCAAGCAGAGGTGTCCCCTTGGCCCAAAGTGGTCATGGTGACTTTTGATGCCAAGCTGTTGCTCTGAGCCCTGTGAATACCCCCAGGTGAATTTTGgaagctcagcagctccagcacatcTCTCTGCCCACCCCATTGCCAGCTATGGTGGGTGGGGAGCTTTGGGGGTTTTCCAGCTGACCTACACAGTGCTGCCTCTTCCCCACATGCTTCCAAACCACAGTGTGTCACCCTGCCTCCAGGAGAGCTGACAGGGACACCGGCAAGCAGGAGGGGCCCCAGGCGGCAGAGGCTGCACTTGCCTACCATGGAGAGGTGAAAGGCCTGCAGCTGCCCCCTCTGAACACTTCGACAGAGGAagcaggagggagagaaaagctCTTTGGGCTGCTGCACGGTGTGGAGAGAAGAGCAACCAGGAATAAACTGCCCATGGATAACGCAGGGCTGGGAATTAGAGGATTTCTcactgccagggagggggctTGGGAATTGTCTCCTGGCCGAGGGGTGGAGAGTCctcagctcagccccagggcacagcagggcaggagctctgccccTTTTCCTCTGGCATGACTTCAGTGGGGACAAGAGGCAGGCCCAAATTTCCCAAGCCTATCCCCAGCGCCAAGCCCAAGCCCTGctgagcaggaggtgctggtCCGTGGGTCCTtcggcctctccccagcctcttctcgCCTTGCTGTCGCCATCTCCCCTTTCCCAGCACTCAGCTCAGCTGAGGAGCCACAGAAAATCTTCGTTTCCTTTGCAACAAGCAGCAGTGACCCCGCGGGCTGCCACCACGTCCCCGAGCCCAAGGTGAAGACAAAGCCTCGGGGGACCAGCACTCATCCTGCACTGcgcagcactgctgggctcccgctgctctgcagccctgggctctgccacATCCCTGCATCTGTGGATGCACAAATGCCCGCGGGagacctgctgctccctggctggTGTGGGCAAAGGGGCACGGGGGGCTCTCGGGGCACAGAGCCTGGCTACCagaggggacaggctgcccCAATTAGCTCTGTCATTGTTAACTCTGTCAGCTCCGTGATGAGGGATGCAAAGGATGTGAGCAGCAGAGATGAGCATCCCAGAGCCTAGCTGAGCTCTGGCAGCTCAGAGTTGGGGTCCTGATAAAGCCTCAGATCTCCTGTGCCACCAGGAGAGGGCCTGGGGTGagggcagctgtgcacacccTCACCAGGGGAAGGACCAGGGGGCCTGTACCCTCACTGGGAGAAGGATCAggatgcaggcagctgcctgtacTCTCCatgagagtggagctggggtGAAGGCAGCTGCCTGTGATCTTGCTGGGAGTGaggcagcccctctgccagctggacGAGCTGCgatgatgaggatgatgagggtgaGGATAGCCAGGGCTGCCGTGCTGCCCCCCCGGGACTGACTCCTGCTAAGTGGATGTgattggaggggggggggagaagggcaGTGCTGTCGTTTGGCATTTCTGAACCGGGTGCAGAGAAACGCAGCAGGGTGAAGGTCCCTGTCTGGACTCGAGGTGACACTGTGGGGTCCTCCACCTGCTTCCCTCATCCCCGGGAGACTCCCTCccaacccacccaccccccagcGTCAAACAGGTGCACCTCGTATCACAAGTTACTTttattctccctcccttccccatgGTTGTAAACAAGAAGcagctccctcccacccccaccctgcagcaCCCCACCGAGAGGTCCCCAGCCTGAGGAGCCTCTTCACATTCACCCCCCATGTGCAAATCCCAGTGCAGAGAAAGGCtttggctggaggagcagggggcGAACCCGGGTGCCGGGggaggcagcacccagggcacccCAAAGTTGCCGGGTTCGGGGGCTGAAGCCTCCGCAGCGCCTGGTGCCCGAAGGCAGCGAGCGCtagagggcagcagggcccagCGCTGGGGCGGCGCTGGGAGGATATCGAATAGTAATTAAACAGTAATAGATCAATGGAtggagggctgggggggagacCCCCCTCCTCCGGCGAGCGTGTCCCCTTCCCCGAGTGTAGTTAGTGTAGATGTCACTCTCTGAGGTAAGTAATGAGGCACAGGCAGTGTGGGGGAACATTGCCGGTGTGGCCCCCCCTTAAAAGAATCAATTACCAGAAAGAGTTGTAAAGAAAATATGAGACTCTCCCCCCCGCGCGCAAATATCGACTGTGGGTTGCAAATGCAATGCACTTCCCTCCTGCACGCTGGAAAAGCAGGAAAATCGAGGGAGAGAAAGGCTGCGGCTGGCAGGATGGGGCCGGGAAGAGCTCCTGGAGCCGAGCTCCCAGATCACCAAACGCAGCCATTAaccacagctgccagggctcGGAGAGCTCCCGGAACGCGTCgctggggaggaaaaggggcaaAACCCACCCCCCAGAAAATGCCCCAACCACATCGGCTGAGtgagaggggcagagaggctggcgAGGGAGGGCGGCTGGCGTCAGACGTCGCTGGGGGAGCGGGAGCGGAAGGGCAAAGTGGGGGAGAAGCAGCCGCAGCACACAGCCCACAGCACCTTCTGGATCTCCTGGTTCCTGAAGGCGTAGATGAGAGGGTTGAGCATGGAGTTGTAGGTGGCGGGGAGCAGCGTGGCGTAGGTGTAGAGCGCGGGGGAGCTGTAGTCCCCCAGCAGGCAGTACACGGCGAAGGGCAGCCAGCACGAGGCGAAGGTGCCCAGGATGACGGCCAAGGTGGCGATGCCTTTTCGGGTGGTGACGTagtgggagctgggcaggaggtgtCTCTGGATGGCGATCTGGTGGGCGTGGCGGGACACGATCCTACAGATCTGGGCGTAGAGCTGCAGCATCGCCGCGAACACCAGGAAGAAGGAGACGGAGAGGATGATGAGGTGGTTCTTCGTCAGAGGCTTGACGATGCTGCAGGTGGAGGGCTCCTTCAGGCAGTTCCAGCCCATGACGGGCAGGAGCCCGTAGCAGATGGAGGCTCCCCAGGTGAGGATCAGCATGACGTAAGTCCTGGTGACCGTCCTCGCCGAGTAGTAGGTGAGGgcgttgcagagggacaggtaGCGGTCGATGGTGATGGTCAGCAGGCTGCTGACGCTGGCGGTGAAGGAGGTGACCAAGAGCCCCACCGTGAGCAGGCTGACTGCCTCCGACGGGATGAAGTAGACAAAGGCAAAGTGCAGGATCAGCCCCAGACCAGCCAGGAGGTCGGCAGTGGCCAAGCTGCCGATGAGGAGGAACATGGGAGCCCGGAACGCCGGGGTGTAGAAGATCACCACCACCACGATGGCATTCTCGCAGGAGATGATGGTCCCGGAGATGCAGAGGACAACGTCCCACGGGTTCAAGGCGAGAGGACGCACCACGGACTCCAGGTCCAAGGAGCTGTCGGTGCCATTGCTGGCCAGGAAGCGGCCCTGCTGGCCCTGGCTGGAGTTGGGGGGACCTTCCTCCATCATGGTGGCAGAGACTGACCTGGAAGAGCAGCTCTTTCAGCACCTGCTGCCCGTGATGGGGACCCACCTGAGCTACTCCTGAGGGGCCTCActtgtgtccctgtgcctgAGATGTCCCTGCGGGGTCTCACCTGAGctgtctgcctgcctccagACAGTGACAGTTCTGCCtccccccagagcagagggggcagagcagggtgctggggactgAGGCTCCctctggacatggcactttggggttGATTCTCTTGCaagcaaagtaaaacaaataTGTGATAAGCGGGGAGGGGCACACGG
The sequence above is a segment of the Pogoniulus pusillus isolate bPogPus1 chromosome 37, bPogPus1.pri, whole genome shotgun sequence genome. Coding sequences within it:
- the GPR3 gene encoding G-protein coupled receptor 3 isoform X1, whose protein sequence is MDQPCRGEQAGGCGGCVRAVCPSPLITYLFYFACKRINPKVPCPEGASVPSTLLCPLCSGGRQNCHCLEAGRQLRSVSATMMEEGPPNSSQGQQGRFLASNGTDSSLDLESVVRPLALNPWDVVLCISGTIISCENAIVVVVIFYTPAFRAPMFLLIGSLATADLLAGLGLILHFAFVYFIPSEAVSLLTVGLLVTSFTASVSSLLTITIDRYLSLCNALTYYSARTVTRTYVMLILTWGASICYGLLPVMGWNCLKEPSTCSIVKPLTKNHLIILSVSFFLVFAAMLQLYAQICRIVSRHAHQIAIQRHLLPSSHYVTTRKGIATLAVILGTFASCWLPFAVYCLLGDYSSPALYTYATLLPATYNSMLNPLIYAFRNQEIQKVLWAVCCGCFSPTLPFRSRSPSDV
- the GPR3 gene encoding G-protein coupled receptor 3 isoform X2 — translated: MMEEGPPNSSQGQQGRFLASNGTDSSLDLESVVRPLALNPWDVVLCISGTIISCENAIVVVVIFYTPAFRAPMFLLIGSLATADLLAGLGLILHFAFVYFIPSEAVSLLTVGLLVTSFTASVSSLLTITIDRYLSLCNALTYYSARTVTRTYVMLILTWGASICYGLLPVMGWNCLKEPSTCSIVKPLTKNHLIILSVSFFLVFAAMLQLYAQICRIVSRHAHQIAIQRHLLPSSHYVTTRKGIATLAVILGTFASCWLPFAVYCLLGDYSSPALYTYATLLPATYNSMLNPLIYAFRNQEIQKVLWAVCCGCFSPTLPFRSRSPSDV